In Topomyia yanbarensis strain Yona2022 chromosome 2, ASM3024719v1, whole genome shotgun sequence, one DNA window encodes the following:
- the LOC131681554 gene encoding uncharacterized protein LOC131681554, whose protein sequence is MISRDTILGLALLVLAAEAQLSPKVIETKETFLHELHSLQDVIPKDRTVHTNEHQSALEIYRIFDEFLTQNQESIDAVLRVLKLIDHNLENVIQDCVKIFDLDSLDSINVLFVQVTKPLLYEVRDLCELITGKRVDEVEIALEQIERHAADYRQRLDQALKDIASVTGQVGGDHFNDRIQLKETQLLTHLEMLNNTFSTEMDQNFTKYFTKWIGKYKQFTSMIPDSVGYDANDQPGIAALFNFLDFLDNETSVLQTELDEFLSYWVDLVDETLDSVTNGSLEVVDFLENYPLENFLNGEASLKCTAEYYQNLEGTILAVLDEFYWCVDYEQEMMKAFLQIGSVLDSTDKAVDFVLDSYITCAKLAGQFGSDLELEECLADLDELLDQTSEFVERKCNEIYYHVEDAMVFSGVIMGACVHMKARDAVFQVGGKLTGFDECSKN, encoded by the exons ATGATTTCCCGAGATACTATTCTGGGGCTTGCCTTGCTTGTTTTG GCTGCAGAGGCTCAGCTGTCCCCCAAAGTAATCGAAACCAAGGAAACATTCCTTCACGAGCTGCATTCTCTGCAAGATGTGATCCCCAAGGATCGCACGGTTCATACAAATGAGCACCAGAGTGCACTGGAAATCTACCGAATATTTGATGAATTCCTTACACAGAATCAGGAAAGTATTGACGCAGTGCTGCGTGTTCTCAAACTCATCGATCACAATTTGGAAAATGTGATTCAGGATTGTGTGAAAATTTTCGATCTCGATTCCTTAGATAGTATCAACGTACTATTTGTTCAAGTAACGAAACCGCTGCTCTACGAGGTCAGGGATCTTTGCGAACTGATAACCGGCAAACGAGTCGATGAAGTTGAAATAGCATTGGAACAGATTGAACGCCACGCAGCTGACTACCGGCAGCGATTGGATCAGGCGCTGAAAGATATTGCATCCGTCACAGGTCAAGTTGGTGGTGATCATTTCAACGACAGAATTCAACTAAAAGAAACACAACTCCTGACACATCTAGAAATgctaaataatacattttcgaCAGAAATGGACCAAAACTTTACCAAATATTTCACCAAGTGGATAGGAAAGTACAAACAATTCACCTCAATGATTCCGGACAGTGTTGGGTACGACGCGAATGATCAGCCAGGAATAGCGGCTCTGTTTAATTTTCTGGATTTTTTGGATAACGAAACTAGCGTTCTACAAACCGAATTGGACGAATTCCTCAGTTACTGGGTGGATTTGGTGGATGAAACTCTAGACTCGGTGACGAACGGGTCGCTGGAAGTAGTTGATTTTCTCGAAAACTACCCGTTGGAAAATTTCTTGAATGGAGAAGCTAGTTTGAAATGTACTGCGGAGTACTATCAAAATCTCGAAGGGACAATTCTGGCTGTATTGGATGAGTTCTATTGGTGTGTCGACTACGAGCAAGAGATGATGAAAGCATTTCTGCAAATTGGATCCGTTCTCGATTCCACTGATAAGGCGGTTGATTTCGTTTTGGATAGCTACATTACCTGTGCCAAGCTGGCTGGTCAATTTGGCAGTGATTTGGAACTGGAGGAATGTTTGGCGGAT CTGGACGAGCTGTTGGACCAAACCAGTGAGTTTGTTGAGCGCAAATGCAACGAGATCTACTATCACGTCGAGGATGCGATGGTTTTCAGCGGAGTTATAATGGGAGCGTGTGTGCACATGAAGGCGCGGGACGCTGTTTTTCAAGTTGGTGGAAAACTTACCGGTTTCGACGAGTGTAGTAAAAATTGA